A genomic window from Solanum stenotomum isolate F172 chromosome 10, ASM1918654v1, whole genome shotgun sequence includes:
- the LOC125878259 gene encoding 60S ribosomal protein L32-1-like, which yields MAVPLLTKKVVKKRVKQFKRPQCDRRITVKPSWRRPKGIDSRVRRKFKGCVLMPNIGYGSDKKTRHYLPNGFKKFVVHNASELEILMMHNRTYCAEIAHNVSTRKRKEIVERAAQLDVVITNKLARLRSQEDE from the exons ATGGCAGTACCTCTGTTGACCAAAAAGGTAGTGAAGAAGAGGGTTAAACAGTTCAAAAGGCCTCAATGTGACCGCAGAATCACTGTCAAG CCAAGCTGGCGCCGACCAAAAGGTATTGATTCTAGAGTTAGAAGAAAGTTCAAGGGATGTGTCCTGATGCCCAACATTGGATACGGGTCTGACAAGAAGACCCGCCACTATCTTCCCAATGGATTCAAGAAGTTTGTTGTGCACAATGCaagtgagcttgagattctgaTGATGCACAACAG AACCTACTGTGCGGAGATTGCACACAATGTGTCCACTAGGAAGAGGAAAGAAATCGTGGAGCGAGCAGCCCAACTTGATGTGGTTATAACTAACAAGCTCGCCAGGCTGCGCAGCCAGGAGGATGAATGA